GGCATCGTCAACGCCACCATGGCTCGCGGCGTCGATCTCGACGACGTCGAGGCTGCCCGGGCCGCCCGTCGCCAGGTCGACGCACGAGGGGCACGTGCCGCACGGGGTGTCGCGCGGCGTCTTCGCGGTGTTCTCGTGGCAGTTGAGGATGCGCGCGAGGATGCGCGCCGACGTCGTCTTGCCGCAACCGCGAGGGCCCGAGAAGAGGTACGCGTGGTTGACGCGGTTCGAGCGCAGCGCCTGCATCAGAGGCCCGGTGACGTGCTCCTGCCCGATGACGTCGGCGAAGGAGTCCGGGCGGTATCGGCGGTACAGGGCTGTGCTCACGGAGCAACCCTAGACGGTCCCGCTGACAGGCTCATGGGCGTCCGTCAGCGGCGCAGCATCTTCCGCGCGAGCCCGTTCCCGACCGCCTGGACGACCTGCACGATCACGACGATCACGGCCACCGAGACGAGCGTGATCTCCCAGTTGAAGCGCTGGTAGCCGTACCGGATCGCGAAGTCACCGATACCGCCACCGCCGATGAGGCCGGCCATCGCGGACATGTCGATCACACCGACGAACAGGAACGTGTAGCCCAGGATGAGCGGGCTGAGCGCCTCGGGGATGAGCACGGTCCGCACGACGCGCATGCGCGAGGCACCCATCGAGCGCGCCGCCTCGACGACACCGGGGTCGATCGACACGAGGTTCTGCTCGACGAGCCGCGAGAACGCGAACGACGCCATGATCGTCATCGGGAAGATGACCGCCTCGGTGCCGATCGTCTTGCCGACGACCTGCATCGTCAGCGGCCCGATCGCCGTGATGAAGATGATGAACGGGATGGGCCGGACGAGGTTCACGAGCATGTTGAGCACCGTGAACACGGCACGGTTCTCGAACAGGTTCCCGGCGCGGGTCCCGTAGAGGGTCAGGCCCATGATCAGGCCGAAGAAGCCGCCGACGACGAGCGTGATGCCGACCATGTAGAGCGTCTGCACGGTCGAGTCGATCAGGACAGGGAGCATCTGGTCCCAGTCCGTCGGGCGCGCGGCGCCCGGGAGGACGGCCGGGAGCGCGAGCGCGAGCGACGCGGTCATGACTGGGGCCCCTTCCGCCGGAGCTGGGCTTGGGGATCGTGGGAGGGCGCGGCGTCGAGGTGCGTGGCGAGGTCGTCGCGCCCGGGCGGACCGGACGGCGTGATCGTCGAGGCGCGCGGCCCGACGGCGTCCGGGTCCTCGTTCGGGGATGCGGCGGTACCGAGGTCGAGGACCGTCGTCGAGCGCGACAGGTCGGCGACGAACGCGTCGATCGCAGCGTCGTCGCCCACGACCTCGAGGGTGAGAGAGCCGTACGGCCGCTCGGAGATCTCGGTGATGCCGCCGTAGACGATCGTGCCGTCGACGGGGTGCTCGCGCAGCGCGCGCGTGAGGTCGTTCGACGACGCCCCGTCCTCACGGATGCCGATCGTCACGATCCGTCCCGGGTGGCGACGGCGCAGGCGCTCGAGCGCGGCCGGGCTCGGGCGGTCGCGCAGCGCGGTCCCGACGAAGCGGCGCGTCGCGGGGTGGGCAGGGCGCGCGAAGACGTCGTAGACGTCGCCGTGCTCGACGACCTTGCCGCCCTCCATGACCGCGACGCGGTCGCACACGTACTTGACGACGTCCATCTCGTGCGTGATGACGACGACGGTCACGCCGAGCTCGACGTTGACGCGCTTGAGCAGGTTGAGCACGTCCTGCGTCGTCTCGGGGTCGAGCGCGCTCGTCGACTCGTCCGCGAGGAGGATCTTGGGGTTCGTGGCGAGCGCGCGGGCGATGCCGACGCGCTGCTTCTGGCCGCCGGACAGCTGCGACGGGTACTGCCGCGCCTTGTCGCTGAGCCCCACGAACTCGAGGAGCTCGGCGACGCGCGCCGCGCGGCGGGGCTTGGGCCAGCCGGCGACCTCGAGCGGGTACGCGATGTTCCCGGAGACGGTGCGCGACGACAGCAGGTTGAACTGCTGGAAGATCATGCCGATGCCGCTGCGGGCCTTGCGCAGCTCCGCTTCCTTGAGCGCGTGGATGTCCTGGCCGTCGACGAGGACGGTGCCGCTCGTGACGGGCTCGAGCGCGTTGATGAGGCGGACGAGGGTGGACTTGCCGGCGCCCGAGTAGCCGATGACGCCGTAGACCTCTCCTGCCTCGATGCGCAGGTCGACGCCGTCGACGGCGCGCACCTCGCCGGACTTGGTGCGGAACACCTTCGTGGCGTCCCGGAACTCCACCATGGCTTGCGGCTGGCTCATCGGCGCTGCTCTCAATCCGTCGGTCGTGTCGCTCATTCTCGCGCAGCAGCGTCTGCCGCGCCCAGGGGTCTTGACGCCGACGACGGGGCTGCGCGTACGCAGCCCCGTCGTCGTCGTGCGCGTCGCCGGTCGTGCCCGGCGACGCTCGGGCGTCAGCCCTTGATCTGAGCCTGGATGTCGGCGAGGTATCCGGCGAGGGTCGCGCCGTCCTCCTTGACGATCACGGCCGAGCCGCCCGAGGCGGCCTTGAGGGCCTCCTCGACCTCGGCGTCGTGCGCGATCTCGACGAGCTTGAGGAGCGTCGGGTCGTTCTTGTCCTCGTCGCGGGCGACCCAGATGTTGATGTACGGGCGGGCGCCGACCGAGGTCGGGTCGTCCTGGGCGATGGCGTCCTCGGGCTTGAGGCCCGCGTCGGCGATGAAGTCGTTGTTGATGACCGCGCCGGCGACCGACTGGAGCGAGATCGCGGCCTGCGCGGCGTCGACCGGCGTGACCTTGACCTTCGACTCCGGGAGGACGTCGAGCTCGGTCGAGGCGAGCGAGCCGCCGTCCTTGAGCTGGACGAGGCCGGCGCTCTGCAGCACGAACAGCGCGCGGTTGAGGTTCGTCGGGTCGTTCGGGACGGCGATCTCGGAGCCGGCCGGGATCGCGTCGACCGAGTCGTACTCGCTCGAGTAGAGGGCGAGCGGGTAGATCGCGGTCGAGCCGATCGGGGTCAGGTTGTCGTCCGACGCGACGTTGTAGTCCGCGAGGTACTGCAGGTGCTGGAACTGGTTGAGGTCCAGCTGGCCCTGCGAGAGTGCGGGGTTGGGCTCGGTGTACGCCGTGAAGTTGATGATCTCGACGTCGATGCCGGCCTCCTCGGCCTTCTTCTCGAAGACGGGCCACTGGTCGTCCTGCGAGCCGACGACGCCGATGCGGACGGGCTCGGTGCGGGCGGTGGTCTCGCCGGCGGTGGGGGTGGTCTTCGTGTCGTCGGAGTCGCTGCCGCAGGCGGCGAGCGTCGCGAGGAGCGCGGTGGCGGCGATGACGGCGGTGGTCTTGCGGATCATGGGATTTCTCGCTTCGTGTGGTGGTGACGTTCCCTTGCCGGCGCAGCGGCTGGCGAGCTGCGAGGGGGTCGACGAGGGAGGCGGGTGTACCGCCGAGGGGCGCTGGGGCTGCGGGAGCTGGGCGCGTGGCATCGCCACGGCCTGGCAGGGTGGGCTCTCCGCCGGCGACCGCTGTGCGGTCGGGTCCTTCTGGACTGTCCGGAGGCTCAGGCCTGCGCGGCCCGCTGCGGCATTCGACAACACATCGCGACGCGACGGGAGGTCGCGGTGGCGATGAGGTCGAGGCCTGCGGTGCGGGTCATGTTCACCACTATGAGCGGACGGACGCTCTCCTGACCAGCGGGATCCAGATTATCTCGAATCTTGGACGCCACGTCCGAAATATGGCGCGGAGTCGGGGCGAGAGCGACAATCCGGGCGTCCGGGGGGGCACAAAAGGACCCCCCGCACACCCGCCAGAGCTCACCTACCCTTGCTGCCTTCCGGCCCTGGGGGAGTTCAGCGAGATGACGCCGTACGAGGGGTCTGTACCGAGACTAGCCCAGCGCCGGACCGCCCTCCAACTCGCGCGCGACGACGTTCACCGAGGCCGCGAACACCCCGGTTTCGGCATCCGGGCGCACGTCGGGTATCCTCGGACGTGCTGTCACCAGGAGGATTCGCCTAGTGGCCTATGGCGCCGTCTTGGAAAGGCGGTTGGGTTAACGCCCTCGGGGGTTCGAATCCCCCATCCTCCGCAGTACGCGAAGACCCCGGACCACGAACGACGGTCCGGGGTCTTCGTCATGTCGCAGACGGACGCCGGAGCCGCGGAAGCAGCCGAAGCGGCACGGCCGCCCGCGCGCCGCGGGCCGGCGGCCACCCTGCAGGTCCGGTGCCATGATGAGGCCATGCGTCCGTTCGTCACCGCGCTGAGTCGCGCCTCCGTCCCCGCTCTCCTCGTCGCCGCAGGGATCGCCCTCGCCCCCGCCGCAGGAGCGCACAACCCGCCCCCGCTGCCGACGCCGGCCGACGGCGCCACCGTGACGACAGCACCCGACGAGGTCGTCCTCACCTTCACCGACGTCGTCCTCGACGTCGGCGCCGCGATCAAGGTCACCGCACCCGACGGCAGCGACGTCACCGAGGGCACCCCCGTCGTCGACGACACCGTCGTGACCCAGGCCCTCGCCAAGGAGCGCCCGGCCGGCGAGTACTCGGTCGCCTGGCGCGTCACGTCGGCCGACGGCCACCCCGTCGACGGCACCTTCACCTTCACGGCGTCCGACGCCGCCGGGGCCCCGCCGGAGACTCCCTCCCCCACGCCGTCCGCGGAACCCAGCGCCACGCCGACCCCCGAGGCCCCCACCCAGGCGACGCCCGCCCCGACCCCGACGAGGGACGACGTCGCAGGCCTCCCCGACGGACCCGCACGGACGATCGTGCTCGTCGTCGGTGCGGCCACGGTGCTCGCCCTGATCCCCCTCCTCGTACGCCGGCTGCGCGACACGAAGGACGACTGACAGATCACCCTGAGACGTCCCCGCGAACCGCTCACGTCCGACTCGCTCGGAACGATGTACCTGCTGGAACCACCAGCAGATATGGTGAGCGACACACCCGCACGAGGCGCAGATCAGGGACGGAGGCGACAGATGGCCCCCGCGTCGATCCGCCGCACCAGCGTCCGCGAGGTCTATGTGAGACGAGCGGTCGCCGCTGGTGAAGGTCGTGCGCAGGACGCGTATCCCTCGAGCCGCCGCAGCGACCCCGGTCCTAGACTCGCAGCCGTGATCTTCCGCGCCGTGGGCGATGGCCGCCCCTACCCCGAGCACGGCCTCGTGACGCCTAAGGACTGGGCGAGCGTGGCACCGCGACAGGTGCGCCTCGACGAGCTCGTCACGACGAAGCGGACCCTCAACCTCGACTCGCTCCTGTCGGACGACTCGACGTTCTACGGCGACCTCTTCGCGCACGTGGTCATGTACCGCGGCGTGATGTACCTCGAGGACGGGCTGCACCGGGCGGTCCGCGCCGCGCTCCAGCAGCGGCCCATCCTGCACGCGCGCGTCCTGACGATCCCGGACGACGCCGAGCCCGTCGCCGTCACACCCGCCGACGCGACGTCCGAGCTGCCCGTGACCCGCACCCCGGCCGCACCTGCGACTGACGACCTCGACTAGATTGCACCTGTGAACACACCCCTCACCCCGCAGCAGGCGCGCGCCCTGCGCCGCCGCAAGCAGCACGAGCGCCAGGCAGTCGTCTTCGGTCTGCTCATCGCGCTGCTGGCCGCGACGGGTGTCGTGGGCCTCGCCGTCTACACGGGTGCGTTCTCCTTCCCCGGCAACGGGGAGTTCGTCGCCAAGGAGACCGAGCCGGCGACGACGTTCGCCGCACCGCAGCCGTGCGTCCCCGCCGGCACCGCGCCGGTCGGGCGCAAGAAGATCAAGGTCACCGTCCTCAACGGCTCGGACCGAGCCGGCCTCGCCGCGGTCGTGAGCGACCTGCTCGACGACGAGGGCTTCACGGTCGAGGGCACCGGCAACGACAGTCGCCGCCCGTCGACGCCCGTCATCTCCTTCGGCGTCAAGGGCATCACGCGCGCCTACACGCTGCTCGCCTACATCCCCGAGGCACGCCTCGTGCTCGATGCCCGCCCCGGCGCGAGCGTCGACCTGACGGTCACGGAGAAGTTCGCGGGATTCGTCCCGAGCGACCAGGTGAACCTCGACCCCGAGATCCCCCTCGAGAGCGTCCCGGACTGCGTCGAGCTCGACGACGTGACGCCGCAGCCCGCTCCTGCTCGCTTCGACGAGAAGAACAAGGACAAGGCGACCGAGGAGTCCTCGGAGGGCTGATGGTCACGGTCCGCCGCGCCCGCTCCGACGCGCACGAGCGCTCGAGGCTCGCGGAGATCTGCCTCCTCACCGGCGCTGCCGGCGGCGACGCGACCGACCTCCTCAGCGATCCGACGCTCCTCACCGACGCATACCTCACGCCCTACCTCGAGCGTGAGCCCGACCTCTGCCTCGTTCTCGCCGACGAGGCCGACGTCCCCGTCGGCTATGCGATCGGCACCGCCGACACCGCGGCCTTCGAGCAGTGGTGCACGGCGCAGTGGTGGCCGAGCGTCCGCGCCCGCAGCACCGGCCGCACGAGCCCCCCGCGCTCCGACCTCGAGCGACACCTCGTCGACCGGCTCGCCGACCGCGTGCCGAAGGACCCGCAGCTGCTCGAGCGGTTCCCCGCGCACCTGCACATCGACCTGCTGCCCGTCGCCCAGGGAGGCGGCAACGGCCGCCGGCTCATCACAGCGCTCCTCGACGCGCTCCGTGCGGCCGGCGCGCACGGCGTCCACCTCGGCGTGGACCCCGCCAACGAGCGCGCGCTCGGCTTCTACCGCCACCTCGGCTTCGAGGTCGTCCCCGAGGCGAAGGGCCTCGTGCTCGGCCTGGCCCTGAGATGACGGACGCCGCCGCCCCGGAGGGCGACGGCGTCCCGTCAGCGCAGGCCTGAGGTCCGAGCGGAGGTCAGTCGAGGACCGCGTCCGGGACGGACGTCGGGCTCGCCGGCTCCGCCGTCGTACCGCGCAGGCGGGAGACCGCCCGCATGAGGTGGTAGAGGACGATCGCGGCGATCGCGCCCGACGCGATGCCGCCGATCGTCACGCTACCGATCGTGAACGTGTAGTCCGCGATGCCCATGATGAGCGCGACCGCCGTCGGCGTGAGGTTCACCGGATCGGAGAAGTCGACCTTGTTCTGCACCCAGATGCGCGCACCGAGCAGGCCGATCATGCCGTAGAGCACGGTGCCCGCACCGCCGAGGACGCCCGCGGGCATCGCCTGGATGACCGCGCCGACCTTCGGGGAGAACGCGAGGAGCAGCGCCGTCGCACCCGCGACCCAGTACACCGCCGTCGAGTAGACGCGCGTGGCCGCCATGACGCCGATGTTCTCGGCGTACGTCGTCGTGCCCGAGCCGCCGCCCGCACCGGCGAGCACCGTCGCGACACCGTCCGCGACGAGCGCCTTGCCGACCTTGTCATCGAGGTTCTGCCCCGTCATCGCGGCGACCGACTTCACGTGGCCGATGTTCTCGGCGACCAGGACGAGCACGACCGGCACGAACATGACGAGCAGCCCCGGGTCGAACGTCGGGGCCGTGAAGTGCGGCAGGCCGAAGACCGGGGCGTCGGAGACGCCAGCGAAGCTGATCTCGTCGCGGAACCACGCGACGACATACCCGACCGCGACGCCCACGAGGATCGACAGGCGGCCGAGGATGCCGTGGAACAGCACCGCGGTCAGGGCGATCGCGAGCACGACGACGAGGCCCGTCACCGGTGCGGCCCTGAACCCGGACGTGCAGGACTGGACGATCTCGCCGTCGACCACCGACTGCTGGCACTGGCCCCACGCCGCGGTCGCGAGGTTGAGGCCGATGAGCGCGACGATGGCACCGTTGACGACGGGCGGCATGAGCGCGTTGATCCAGCGGACGCCGGCCACGTGACCGATGACGCCGACCACGATGAGCGCGGCACCCGTGAAGACGACGCCGCCGAGGGCGTCGGACACCGTCGCAGCAGCCGCGAACGGGGCGAGGAACGCAAAGCTCGAGCCGAGGTAGCTCGGCAGCGTGTTGCGGTTGATCAGCAGGAAGAGGAACGTGCCGATCGCGGAGAAGAACAGCGTCGTCGTCGCGGGGAGGCCCGTGATGAGCGGCACGATGAGCGTCGCACCCGACATGGCGACGACGTGCTGCATCCCCAGCCCGATCGTGCGCGGCCAGGTGAGGCGCTCGAGCGGCGCCACCGCCTCACCGGACCTCACTGTCGTCCCGTCACCGTGCAGTGTCCACAGAGGCATGCGTCTTCCCGTCTCGAGAGCGGATGGCGCCCGGCCGCGCCGGAGGAATGCTACCCCCGGGCCGGGTCGCCGTCCCGGGTGGTTCAGGCGCAGCCGTGGACCGTCGCGGCGATGCGGTCCGCCGTCGCGCGTGCCTTTTCCCGCGCCTTCGCGGTCGTGAGCTTGTTCGCGATCACGGAGAACGCC
This genomic window from Flavimobilis soli contains:
- a CDS encoding LytR C-terminal domain-containing protein, with translation MNTPLTPQQARALRRRKQHERQAVVFGLLIALLAATGVVGLAVYTGAFSFPGNGEFVAKETEPATTFAAPQPCVPAGTAPVGRKKIKVTVLNGSDRAGLAAVVSDLLDDEGFTVEGTGNDSRRPSTPVISFGVKGITRAYTLLAYIPEARLVLDARPGASVDLTVTEKFAGFVPSDQVNLDPEIPLESVPDCVELDDVTPQPAPARFDEKNKDKATEESSEG
- a CDS encoding methionine ABC transporter permease, whose product is MTASLALALPAVLPGAARPTDWDQMLPVLIDSTVQTLYMVGITLVVGGFFGLIMGLTLYGTRAGNLFENRAVFTVLNMLVNLVRPIPFIIFITAIGPLTMQVVGKTIGTEAVIFPMTIMASFAFSRLVEQNLVSIDPGVVEAARSMGASRMRVVRTVLIPEALSPLILGYTFLFVGVIDMSAMAGLIGGGGIGDFAIRYGYQRFNWEITLVSVAVIVVIVQVVQAVGNGLARKMLRR
- a CDS encoding copper resistance CopC family protein; this translates as MRPFVTALSRASVPALLVAAGIALAPAAGAHNPPPLPTPADGATVTTAPDEVVLTFTDVVLDVGAAIKVTAPDGSDVTEGTPVVDDTVVTQALAKERPAGEYSVAWRVTSADGHPVDGTFTFTASDAAGAPPETPSPTPSAEPSATPTPEAPTQATPAPTPTRDDVAGLPDGPARTIVLVVGAATVLALIPLLVRRLRDTKDD
- a CDS encoding GNAT family N-acetyltransferase; the encoded protein is MVTVRRARSDAHERSRLAEICLLTGAAGGDATDLLSDPTLLTDAYLTPYLEREPDLCLVLADEADVPVGYAIGTADTAAFEQWCTAQWWPSVRARSTGRTSPPRSDLERHLVDRLADRVPKDPQLLERFPAHLHIDLLPVAQGGGNGRRLITALLDALRAAGAHGVHLGVDPANERALGFYRHLGFEVVPEAKGLVLGLALR
- a CDS encoding methionine ABC transporter ATP-binding protein, with product MSQPQAMVEFRDATKVFRTKSGEVRAVDGVDLRIEAGEVYGVIGYSGAGKSTLVRLINALEPVTSGTVLVDGQDIHALKEAELRKARSGIGMIFQQFNLLSSRTVSGNIAYPLEVAGWPKPRRAARVAELLEFVGLSDKARQYPSQLSGGQKQRVGIARALATNPKILLADESTSALDPETTQDVLNLLKRVNVELGVTVVVITHEMDVVKYVCDRVAVMEGGKVVEHGDVYDVFARPAHPATRRFVGTALRDRPSPAALERLRRRHPGRIVTIGIREDGASSNDLTRALREHPVDGTIVYGGITEISERPYGSLTLEVVGDDAAIDAFVADLSRSTTVLDLGTAASPNEDPDAVGPRASTITPSGPPGRDDLATHLDAAPSHDPQAQLRRKGPQS
- a CDS encoding MetQ/NlpA family ABC transporter substrate-binding protein, coding for MIRKTTAVIAATALLATLAACGSDSDDTKTTPTAGETTARTEPVRIGVVGSQDDQWPVFEKKAEEAGIDVEIINFTAYTEPNPALSQGQLDLNQFQHLQYLADYNVASDDNLTPIGSTAIYPLALYSSEYDSVDAIPAGSEIAVPNDPTNLNRALFVLQSAGLVQLKDGGSLASTELDVLPESKVKVTPVDAAQAAISLQSVAGAVINNDFIADAGLKPEDAIAQDDPTSVGARPYINIWVARDEDKNDPTLLKLVEIAHDAEVEEALKAASGGSAVIVKEDGATLAGYLADIQAQIKG
- a CDS encoding uracil-xanthine permease family protein, with translation MPLWTLHGDGTTVRSGEAVAPLERLTWPRTIGLGMQHVVAMSGATLIVPLITGLPATTTLFFSAIGTFLFLLINRNTLPSYLGSSFAFLAPFAAAATVSDALGGVVFTGAALIVVGVIGHVAGVRWINALMPPVVNGAIVALIGLNLATAAWGQCQQSVVDGEIVQSCTSGFRAAPVTGLVVVLAIALTAVLFHGILGRLSILVGVAVGYVVAWFRDEISFAGVSDAPVFGLPHFTAPTFDPGLLVMFVPVVLVLVAENIGHVKSVAAMTGQNLDDKVGKALVADGVATVLAGAGGGSGTTTYAENIGVMAATRVYSTAVYWVAGATALLLAFSPKVGAVIQAMPAGVLGGAGTVLYGMIGLLGARIWVQNKVDFSDPVNLTPTAVALIMGIADYTFTIGSVTIGGIASGAIAAIVLYHLMRAVSRLRGTTAEPASPTSVPDAVLD